TACTCATAAGTAAGGATTCGACAAAGGCTACCTTTATAGAGAGAATTATTTATAGTTCAGATGAAGACGTGCGGCAGTATTCAGTAAGCGCTCCTAAGGAGGAGAAgagatttgaatttgaactGTAAGCATTTGcctctcttttttattcaaacTAGTTTTAAAACTAGCTTATCTCATCTTTTTCACACCATTTCAATGTTACGTAATACTTATTCACTTTTGAATTCCTCGAAAGTATAAGTCgacttcaaaaaatccaaaaagCTTAATATACTCTCTAGTGAGAATATCAATTTGTCAGTAACCAAGGTAAATGCTATATAattgttccttttttgttaaGTAGGTATTATACTATACAACTAACTATATGCCCATTCTAAATGTCCAAGTATTCCATGGTGTAAGTGGGCAAGGCTTGTTTCTGAGAAGATGCGCTCTCAAAAGCCAAGTTAGTAAAACCGTGTTGAGAACTCTTTATATCAATTAAATTCCATAATTCGGTGTTTCTTTCAGCAATTTTCACTTGTTTGTCGATATATGAGGTTAAGCTCTCCAAAAGGGCACCCtctaatgaaaaaagcCCAATAGAATCCAGCACTAGCGACAAAAGTTGAAACAGCTGCGTACTTTGACTATGGTTAAAGCCTTCTAGTGAGTTGTCGTTTTCGGTACTTGTCataaattcaatgaaattttgaatatcTAATTTGCTTAgccttttcatttcttgttttataGAGTCCCTTGTAAAATCCTGTAAAATTCTAAATGAGATGTCCAGTAATAGCTCTTTGTTTCTAATAGAAAACAACTCCTCAAGTAGTTCATTTAATGGCAAGTTTGGACATGTTACAATTGCCTGTTTGAATAATCTCGGTTGATCCCTTAAAAGAGATAACAGGTTTCTTGTGCGATCCAAGGGAAACAGTGGGTGGGTTAGTAAAAACGTTAAAGTTTTTGGATAGTCATTTCCGTTAAACTTCTCAAAAATTAGATCTAACACcttattcaaaaatacaaGATCGGAAATGAATCTATCTTTTTCTGTGTagtgttcttctttaatctttagatctttgaaaaatatatcatcAAATGAGGTGATGTCATTACTTTTAAGAGCTGAAAGCTTTACAATAATTTCATCGTATTGGAAAGTTGGAATACTTATATCCCCGTCAATGTTGTTACGTTTCACCATATTTTCAGTtacttcttcatcgtcaaaTAGTGGTTTTAGTATAACTGAgctatcttttttttcagcttgGAAACTTTTACCTAATGAGTCCTTAAGAGTATTAGTTCCAACATCAATGTTGATTATTTCCAACGAGGACGTTGGGTTTGCACCATTCTTCGTCGAGATACCAATCGCTATTGTTTTTGAGCTGTGTGATTTCTCTGAATTAATCACCGCGGTATTTAATAATTGGAACGTTTTTACGTGACTTAATTCTCTCTGGCCTAAAGTTGAACAATGTAGTAAGTCTAGAAGATAAACGATATTGTTCACAGTCAATAAAACTCTATTTACTGAAACAggttgaaaagaaattaagtCGTGTTCGAAATCTGAGTTATTAATCAAAGGAAGCTCGATAACCTGTTGTAATTGACAGTGTGGTAATGAGTAAACgtatatttttcctttatttaATTTGTAGAGTTTACCGAATTGATAACAAAGCTTCGAATCATCAAAGGAAAACCCTTCGATGATTGTAGATGACAACTCTTTTATGGGTGAGTTTTCTCTGTTTTCATAATCTGTTAGCTCGAGCAACTTATAGCAGACTTTGTCATCCTGTAATGGACAGAGGACAAAAATAAATTCAATTCCATTCTCAGTGAACCATTTAGCATATTTCAAATTGTCGTATGAGATGTCAAACGAATGCAACAGTTTTAATTTGAAATCATAAAATTCAATCAACCCGTTCTGTAAAATGGCAATTATTAAATTATTTTTGGTGTCGATCTTGATGCTCATGACTTTTGCTTTTGCTTTAATCTTATATTGAGAAAGCAAGCCTTCTGAACCTGTGTATAcattgttttcaattttattctCAACCAAATTTTCATCTGTGTTATTGATGGTATTTTCTAGAACTTTAGTGATAACATTCAGCGTATAATTACCCTTATTTACcattaaaccaaaagacCAGATTtctatatttcttttcgttTGGGAGTTGATAACCTTTTCATTGTTATCTTTGTCCTCGATATTAACTTGGGCTTCTCCAGCATTGCATGCAGTGATGATATTTGTAGAGGGTATTGGGTAGTCGAATATCAGCTTGGGTGTAGGATTAATAATGTATTGAGATACAGATGATCCCGAAATACCTAGGGTTATGTTATTTGTCGATTCATTAAAGGTGCCATCTGCAACTTGCACATAATTCGCttgtaaagaaaaattgctCAACGACGCAATTTTTGGAAGAGCTGCCAATCTAAATGGTTGAGACAGAGATGGCATATTGAATAGTGACTATACCTCAGGATAATTTACTGTTTCAAAGGGTTGCGGGTGCCGAAATACATAATATTATGGATAATAGTAACCTCATCCcatcaaaagtttttcaaatttttcaggcATATGATGAAACGGgacgaaaaaaattttgaaaaatacagAAGTGTCCGTGGGTAATGACGAAAAAGGGAGAAtaattgatttatattcttcaagTGATGAATCGTAGTGATGAGCAGCTTGCAGACGAAATTGTTCAGTTGAATAGTAGTTAAGGCGAATTTACATCTTGCCAAAGTGCCTGAATAAAATGAATCTGGATCAATTAGAGCAAAGGTTGAAGGagttaaagaagaaaagagtgAATGTGTCTATAAAGAATAGGAAGTTGGCTGATAGAGAGATTCAAGAAGCAAATGTAAACCGAAAACCAAGAGTCTACAACATGGAAGACATAAATGATGTAGATGAATCTGTAGGATATACGGAAAGTTCCGATAAGGATAGAGCTTTTCATTACACGGCACAAGAATATATAGCATGGGAACAAAGGCAccatcaaagaaagatagGACAAAGTAAACGAAGTGGAATTTCCTATGATCAACTCGCGAAATTGAGCTATGAGAAAACTCTACGGAATCTTGCTACGCAGGATTTGAGTGAATACGACAATTTtgttaatgaaaaagatcATAAAAACATATCCAAGATCAGCAGAATCGACAGGATACAGAAGGATACTAAAACTGGTAAGATAAGAATTGCAGATGACCATAAGCTGGTGAATAAGTTGGCCGTTTCTTTAGAATCAGAGTCTAAGAAGAGATATGAGGCAAGGAAAAGACAAATGGAAAGTGCCGTAATACCATCTGGAGTTGAGAGCTTTATCAATGATAAGAATAAACAATTCAATGAAAAGTTGAGTAGGGAGTCAAGAAATTCAGAATGAGTTTTGCGTTTAGACTGTACGGTAACAGATTTTTTGGGAAACGGATTCTTCGCCGATTGTTAAATGGCGAGCTAAGAATAAAGTTTACAGAAGCATTGGGTAGACGAATACTACTCGACATACATGATTTAATGAAGGAGTAATCGAGGTTCCTTGGCCGACAAATATTGATTAGGTAAATATTAGTACATAAACGGTTACAAAGAAGTATAGGTTAAAGAAGGGGAAGggaatagaaaaataactTGTCGATAGGACggagaaataaaaaaaggagacAGGAGATGAGAGTCAAAAAAGTTCTTGGATAAGATGTAGTATTGAGTTTTTCAAGCATACATGACATCTTCCTCAGTATGGTATTCATACAACGAATCATCTTTTGGAACAAcgttcttgttcttttgcGGGTGGTCGTTTGGTATTTTGTATCTTTCAGCCGCATGCAATCCTTCAGCCTGTTTGTGTTGTTTActcaaaatttcttgtttcagAGCTTCATCGGCATTCCTTTGACGAGTTTGCTCTTCGATCGCCTTTTCACCTTGTAACCgtgttttttctctcttaaCTGTCTCTAGTTCTTTCTCCTCGGCTGCTAATTTATCCTGTAGTTCCGTTAATTGATCATTGTAAGTTTTCTTAACTTGAGTGATCTGCTCTTCGTGATCTAATTGGGCCTGGCGAGCTTGTTCCTCTAATTCTTGACGCTGTTTTTCTAATAAGTTTTCTTCCTTGCGTTTTCTTTCCTCTGCCTCTAACTTCAACTGTTCCTCGTGAGCACGGCGTTCATCTTCAAGTCTTTTAGTAATTGCCGATAGCTGGGTTTTTTCATTGGCGTTCTCTTGTTTAATTATCGTCATTTCATTCAATAAAGTGGAAATTTGGTTATCGATATCGTTGATCTGTGGCAGGTACTCCCTATTCTCCACACTTTCCAACACTTgcacatttttttcatgaagCTTTTCATTCTCTTGAGTTTGAGTGACCAAGGCGTTCTTTTTCTGCTCAAGACTATCAATCTCATCTTGAACTTTGctttgtttcaaattaatttgattaatcttgaaaatttgagCATCCAATTGTTGAGATAGGTTACTTAAGTTTGTAGTCCAATCATTGAAATCTTTTTGGACGTTAGTCTTCTCACTGTttaattcatcaatttgTGACTTAACATTAG
The DNA window shown above is from Saccharomyces mikatae IFO 1815 strain IFO1815 genome assembly, chromosome: 6 and carries:
- the UTP8 gene encoding Utp8p (similar to Saccharomyces cerevisiae UTP8 (YGR128C); ancestral locus Anc_3.489), translated to MPSLSQPFRLAALPKIASLSNFSLQANYVQVADGTFNESTNNITLGISGSSVSQYIINPTPKLIFDYPIPSTNIITACNAGEAQVNIEDKDNNEKVINSQTKRNIEIWSFGLMVNKGNYTLNVITKVLENTINNTDENLVENKIENNVYTGSEGLLSQYKIKAKAKVMSIKIDTKNNLIIAILQNGLIEFYDFKLKLLHSFDISYDNLKYAKWFTENGIEFIFVLCPLQDDKVCYKLLELTDYENRENSPIKELSSTIIEGFSFDDSKLCYQFGKLYKLNKGKIYVYSLPHCQLQQVIELPLINNSDFEHDLISFQPVSVNRVLLTVNNIVYLLDLLHCSTLGQRELSHVKTFQLLNTAVINSEKSHSSKTIAIGISTKNGANPTSSLEIINIDVGTNTLKDSLGKSFQAEKKDSSVILKPLFDDEEVTENMVKRNNIDGDISIPTFQYDEIIVKLSALKSNDITSFDDIFFKDLKIKEEHYTEKDRFISDLVFLNKVLDLIFEKFNGNDYPKTLTFLLTHPLFPLDRTRNLLSLLRDQPRLFKQAIVTCPNLPLNELLEELFSIRNKELLLDISFRILQDFTRDSIKQEMKRLSKLDIQNFIEFMTSTENDNSLEGFNHSQSTQLFQLLSLVLDSIGLFSLEGALLESLTSYIDKQVKIAERNTELWNLIDIKSSQHGFTNLAFESASSQKQALPTYTMEYLDI
- the SYF2 gene encoding Syf2p (similar to Saccharomyces cerevisiae SYF2 (YGR129W); ancestral locus Anc_3.490); translated protein: MNLDQLEQRLKELKKKRVNVSIKNRKLADREIQEANVNRKPRVYNMEDINDVDESVGYTESSDKDRAFHYTAQEYIAWEQRHHQRKIGQSKRSGISYDQLAKLSYEKTLRNLATQDLSEYDNFVNEKDHKNISKISRIDRIQKDTKTGKIRIADDHKLVNKLAVSLESESKKRYEARKRQMESAVIPSGVESFINDKNKQFNEKLSRESRNSE